One segment of Leucoraja erinacea ecotype New England unplaced genomic scaffold, Leri_hhj_1 Leri_977S, whole genome shotgun sequence DNA contains the following:
- the LOC129695179 gene encoding histone H3.v1-like isoform X2 — translation MVPRRWKVLLGSEAQPEEGLEIKVKEEAQAQEVVVKEEEEEEEEEEEEEAQEFEIKEFEIKVVEAQEIVVKVEVEEAQAQAAEIEVQMEDEEGQEIENLRKNDKRGERGQASTHQDSLPKHPYSTRHYNNRRPVRVRMI, via the exons ATGGTCCCAAGAAGATGGAAGGTGCTGCTCGGGAGCGAGGCCCAACCTGAGGAGGGCCTGGAGattaaggtgaaggaggaggcccag gcccaggaggTTGTAgtcaaggaggaggaggaggaggaggaggaggaggaggaggaggaggcccaggagttTGAGATCAAGGAGTTTGAGATCaaggtggtggaggcccaggagatTGTAGTcaaggtggaggtggaggaggcccaggcccaggccgcgGAGATTGAGGTCCAGATGGAGGACGAGGAGGGGCAGGAGATTgag AATCTTCGCAAAAATGacaagaggggtgagagaggacaGGCATCAACACATCAAGACAGCCTCCCAAAACACCCATATTCAACAAGACATTACAATAACAGAAGACCCGTCAGAGTACGTATGATCTGA
- the LOC129695179 gene encoding glutamic acid-rich protein-like isoform X1, which translates to MVPRRWKVLLGSEAQPEEGLEIKVKEEAQVFEIKVEEEVQAQAQEVVVKEEEEEEEEEEEEEAQEFEIKEFEIKVVEAQEIVVKVEVEEAQAQAAEIEVQMEDEEGQEIENLRKNDKRGERGQASTHQDSLPKHPYSTRHYNNRRPVRVRMI; encoded by the exons ATGGTCCCAAGAAGATGGAAGGTGCTGCTCGGGAGCGAGGCCCAACCTGAGGAGGGCCTGGAGattaaggtgaaggaggaggcccaggtgtTTGAGATCAAGGTGGAGGAGGAggtccaggcccaggcccaggaggTTGTAgtcaaggaggaggaggaggaggaggaggaggaggaggaggaggaggcccaggagttTGAGATCAAGGAGTTTGAGATCaaggtggtggaggcccaggagatTGTAGTcaaggtggaggtggaggaggcccaggcccaggccgcgGAGATTGAGGTCCAGATGGAGGACGAGGAGGGGCAGGAGATTgag AATCTTCGCAAAAATGacaagaggggtgagagaggacaGGCATCAACACATCAAGACAGCCTCCCAAAACACCCATATTCAACAAGACATTACAATAACAGAAGACCCGTCAGAGTACGTATGATCTGA